A single region of the Micropterus dolomieu isolate WLL.071019.BEF.003 ecotype Adirondacks linkage group LG18, ASM2129224v1, whole genome shotgun sequence genome encodes:
- the klf15 gene encoding Krueppel-like factor 15 → MVDNSPVSEWTFLPYSGSPPAYRLSEMVTDLGSYQVMPSPFSEDDLSESSSPRSCSSPDSQVLSSSYGSNSSAESQDSILDHLLSQASLGGANSVPVGSVAPVPLSTFLWDSRRDEPFKREPIKAENFDFLSWSNVDTEEQLGGSFQPTLEEIEEFLEENMEVVTMKQEIRESCLGLGVGLEEALGLEVGLEWDRESSPEPKLEPEAKYSDQTVPTASTAGLATAASSETKTTSANPTHESSTGAKKESADSGTNSSGIILQIQPLQIKQEPTVAPLTPVAQPPQPAPPSDIKIAQLLVNIQGQTFALVPHILPSPSLNVSSKFVRIAPVPIAAKPLGIGDSSASQGSGILVGSQKFQKNPVADLIKMHKCTFPGCTKMYTKSSHLKAHLRRHTGEKPFACNWQGCGWRFSRSDELSRHRRSHSGVKPYQCPVCEKKFARSDHLSKHIKVHRFPRSSRTVRSAI, encoded by the exons ATGGTAGATAACTCCCCAGTTAGCGAGTGGACATTTCTTCCTTACAGTGGGTCTCCACCCGCCTACCGGCTGTCAGAAATGGTGACAGACCTGGGCTCCTACCAGGTGATGCCGTCGCCATTTTCGGAGGACGACTTGAGCGAGTCTTCGAGCCCTCGTTCCTGTTCTAGCCCAGACTCCCAGGTGCTCAGCTCCAGCTATGGCAGCAACTCTAGTGCTGAGAGCCAGGACAGCATCCTGGAtcacctgctgtcccaggcctCTTTAGGAGGTGCCAACAGTGTACCAGTAGGGTCTGTGGCACCTGTACCATTATCCACTTTCCTCTGGGACTCACGAAGGGATGAGCCCTTCAAACGTGAGCCCATAAAGGCCGAAAATTTTGATTTCCTCTCCTGGTCTAATGTGGATACAGAGGAACAACTTGGAGGGTCCTTCCAGCCCACACTGGAAGAGATCGAAGAATTCCTGGAGGAGAATATGGAGGTGGTAACGATGAAGCAGGAGATCCGAGAGAGTTGCCTCGGGTTGGGAGTGGGACTGGAGGAGGCTCTTGGTCTAGAAGTTGGCCTGGAGTGGGACAGGGAGTCCTCCCCTGAGCCTAAGCTAGAGCCAGAGGCCAAGTATTCAGACCAAACTGTCCCCACCGCTAGCACTGCTGGCCTGGCCACTGCTGCCTCCAGTGAGACCAAAACTACATCAGCTAACCCCACACATGAATCCAGCACAGGGGCCAAGAAGGAATCAGCAGATAGTGGCACAAACAGTAGTGGGATCATCCTACAGATTCAGCCCCTTCAGATAAAGCAGGAGCCCACAGTAGCTCCTCTTACCCCAGTAGCCCAGCCCCCACAGCCTGCCCCACCCTCAGACATTAAAATTGCGCAGCTACTGGTCAACATCCAAGGTCAGACCTTTGCTCTGGTGCCTCACATCCTGCCCTCACCCAGCCTTAATGTCTCCTCCAAGTTTGTGCGCATCGCTCCTGTCCCAATTGCAGCCAAGCCTCTTGGGATCGGGGACAGCTCAGCCAGCCAGGGATCCGGGATTCTTGTTGGAAGTCAAAAGTTCCAGAAGAACCCGGTGGCAGATCTTATCAAAATGCACAAATGCACTTTTCCTGGCTGCACCAAGATGTACACCAAGAGCAGTCACCTGAAGGCCCACCTGAGGAGGCACACGGGAGAGAAGCCTTTCGCCTGCAACTGGCAGGGCTGTGGATGGAG GTTTTCCCGGTCAGACGAGCTGTCTCGACACCGGCGGTCCCATTCGGGTGTCAAGCCCTACCAGTGTCCAGTGTGTGAGAAGAAGTTTGCCCGCAGTGACCACCTGTCAAAACACATCAAAGTCCACCGCTTTCCACGAAGTAGTCGAACAGTTCGCTCAGCAATCTGA